One Ctenopharyngodon idella isolate HZGC_01 chromosome 3, HZGC01, whole genome shotgun sequence genomic window, GCAGCATCTTCATCCATCAGCTCCAGTGGAAATCCAGAGACCATCATTTCTGCTGCAAGACTCGGGAGAGAAGAGAAGTGAACCTGCAGGTCTCTCTTGTTTTTCTTCACAGATGAACATGATTCATAGATCTGACCGATCTCCCTCATGATGTGCTCCACACCAAAGGATGCAGCTTGAAGTTCCTCAGATATTCTCTCAAGTTCAATTTGCTCAGCCTTGAGTTGCTCAGGTTTATCATGATCCTCTTTCAGTTTTAAGACCGTTGACCATTTTTCATCATACTTGTGATGTAGATGTGAAAGGTCAGCTGAGATATATTCATCCAGACGGATTATGAGccatttaatgaaaaacatttaatgttCATCATGTGAGCTCATTTCTTTAATAAAGAGCTTCATAAAATCACTGATGTCAGATACATGCTGTTGTTGACGAATTTCCttaatttcagtttgttttctacTTATTTCCATTTCTGTCTCTTCTGCTCGATGTCGATGTAGTTCTTTGTTCTTCTGACTCCACTGATGCCACAGTTTCCCCTGATGAGGCAGAAATGATTCTTTGATTTCTGCCAGATCTTTCTTCTCCAGTAAACTCATCATCTGTTGTGCTGCTTCCCTTCCTGTACTGCTGTCATCTTTCTTAAGTGTTTCTTCATCATAAGTTTTGTCTGTGAGTTGTAGATCAAGGTCTCTGCCCTTTTCATAGAGAGTGTTTTCATGATGTGTCCTCTGAGTATCAGTGTTTTTATTCTGCTTTTGCTGCTGAAGAATCTCATTTATTTTCCCATTTGTTTCTCTTACGTTTTCTTGAAGGCCTTTGGTTTTGATTTCAAATGTAGACAATGATTTTTCCTCTTCTTCACTTGTCTTCTCCAGGTCTGTTTGAAGACCAGTTTCCTCAACTTTATTAATTGcaacattttctattttattgttTAGTTTGTTCTCAGTTTCCATCATAGTACTATGAAGCCGCAAGGACCGCTTGCTATATTCTGTCTGCAGTTTCCTGTAGGCTGAAATCTTCTGGGAATTTCTCAAACTGAAGACAAATCGTTCATTCAGTAAAGCCTCCCAAAAATCTTTAATACGATCTTTTAAGCCTTTCATCTTCATTCCATCTGATTTTGAGGCATGAGACATAACAGTTTTCTTTAGTTCTTGAATATTCTCACAGTAGTTTGGGTTTGGTGGTGCCATGGGTGGGTTTCCCTCCCAGAGCTGAGCAAAATACTTCACATCATTCTGTACATCAAATCTAATGACATCACTGAAACATTCTGCATCACAATCTTCATCTTCAGCAGCAAGTTTTGTCATCTCATCCAGGTTCTCCTGCAGTCGTCTCCTTCCCTCCATGTTTTTCTTTCCTGCTGTGATGTCTGAAACATTCTGATGCAGAAACACACAGCTAACATTCTTTATGACCTTCTTTATCCTCATGAAGGCCTGAACAACAATCTGAAGAATGTCCTGCATCTCAGATGGGTTTTCACCAAAGATGTTAATCAAGGTCAGATTTGCAAGACCAACAACAAATGTGGTCAATTCAATCTCATGATGTCTTGTTGATCTTCCAGCCAGTTCTAGAGCACAAAGACCCTCAGTATCAACAACCAGAATATAGTCAAAGTTCATCTGTGTTTTCATCTCGTTTGACACTCTGACCAGCTGCATGAAAGCTCCTCTGGTGCACCTGCCAGCACTGACGGCAAATTGGAGTCCAAACATGGCATTCAGCATGGTGGATTTCCCAGAGCTCTGAATCCCTAAAATTGACAGCACAAAGACTCTCTGATCTCCCAGTTTCTGGATGAGTTCATCTAGAACAGCAGAGATCCAGACCACAGGAACATGAGCAGCATCTCCATCCATCAGCTCCAGTGGAAATCCAGAGATCATCATTTCTGCTGCAAGACTCGGAAGAGAAGAGAAGTCAAACTGCAGATCTTTCTTGTTCTTCTTCACAGATGAACATGATTCATAGATCTGACCGATCTCCCTCATGATGTGCTCCAGACCAAAGGTTGCAGCTTGAAGTTCCTCAGATATTCTCTCAAGTTCAGTTTGTTTAGCTGTGAGATGTTCAGGTTTATCATGATTCTCATGACTGGTGACCACTTTTTATCATATTTGTAATGTAGATCAGAAAGGTCAGCTGAGCCATTTTaggaaaaacattttcttatttgCAGCTTCtgagttcatttttttaatgaagagCTTCATAAACTCACTGGTGTGAGATTCATGCTGTTGTTGACGGATCTTcttcatgtctgtttttttttttactgatgtCCATTTCTGTCTCGCCTGTTTGAGGTCGATGTAGTTCTTTGTTCTTCTGACTCCACTGATGCCACAGTTTCCCCTGATGAGGCAGAACTGATTCTTTGATTTCTGTCAGATCTTTCTTCTCCAGTAAACTCATCATCTGCTgtgctgcttctcttcctctcctgcagtcttcatcatcttcctcatctaCTCTGATGTCTGAGTGTTTGGACACATCTTCAAGTCTAAACATTAAAGATGTTTCTGAGAGACAATCATTTATAGCTCTTCTGAGTTCTTCACATACATCTGACTGATTTCTGTCTTTCAAACCAATTTTGAATTTTCCTTTCTTCATCTCAGTTAGAGTAGGTTCATCCTCAGTAAAAAGACAAATCAGTGGCTTTCTGTTCCTGTACAGACTTTGGATTATTGTTGCACTTCTTTCATTCTTCTGAAGTCGTGGAAGAAGAACAACATTGACTGAGGCCATTTCAGTGAGGATCTGCAGCTGTTTCTCATGGTCTCCTGCATCACCGTGTAGATTACAGAACGCAACACAGTCAGTGAATTTATCATCATATGATCCAGAGGGGCAGAACCAGGCGATCTCCACCACTCCATCCATCAGTGCTCTGGTTCTGCTGCTGCCTGGGCAGTTCCTGTGGAAGAATGTGTTGTGTTTCTCATCGATCAGACTGTTCATCAGCTCAGACTTGGATGAGGACACAGAGCCAAACCTGAAGAAAGACACCATTGGAGTTTCTGCCTTGTAGATCGGCTGGGTTTGACTGATGATTTCATTGTTGGTGTTTCTGATCTTCCAGCTCTTGTTGATTTGTCTGAATGTCCAGAGAAGAAACTCAATCTGTTGTTTGTCTTGATCAGCAACAAGCAGAGGCAGAGCGTACTGACACTGGGACAGTTTAGTCACCATCAGCTGCTTCAGGAAACCATCAGCACAATGAAACACGGCCATCTGAAGATCCATTGGATGAATTTGTTCAGATTGACTTGATTCGTTGTTTTTAAGAACAACATCAAAAATATCACTCTTATCTTCAGATGAGT contains:
- the LOC127508639 gene encoding interferon-induced very large GTPase 1-like isoform X2, with the translated sequence MDLQMAVFHCADGFLKQLMVTKLSQCQYALPLLVADQDKQQIEFLLWTFRQINKSWKIRNTNNEIISQTQPIYKAETPMVSFFRFGSVSSSKSELMNSLIDEKHNTFFHRNCPGSSRTRALMDGVVEIAWFCPSGSYDDKFTDCVAFCNLHGDAGDHEKQLQILTEMASVNVVLLPRLQKNERSATIIQSLYRNRKPLICLFTEDEPTLTEMKKGKFKIGLKDRNQSDVCEELRRAINDCLSETSLMFRLEDVSKHSDIRVDEEDDEDCRRGREAAQQMMSLLEKKDLTEIKESVLPHQGKLWHQWSQKNKELHRPQTGETEMDISKKKNRHEEDPSTTA
- the LOC127508657 gene encoding interferon-induced very large GTPase 1-like; translation: MQDILQIVVQAFMRIKKVIKNVSCVFLHQNVSDITAGKKNMEGRRRLQENLDEMTKLAAEDEDCDAECFSDVIRFDVQNDVKYFAQLWEGNPPMAPPNPNYCENIQELKKTVMSHASKSDGMKMKGLKDRIKDFWEALLNERFVFSLRNSQKISAYRKLQTEYSKRSLRLHSTMMETENKLNNKIENVAINKVEETGLQTDLEKTSEEEEKSLSTFEIKTKGLQENVRETNGKINEILQQQKQNKNTDTQRTHHENTLYEKGRDLDLQLTDKTYDEETLKKDDSSTGREAAQQMMSLLEKKDLAEIKESFLPHQGKLWHQWSQKNKELHRHRAEETEMEISRKQTEIKEIRQQQHVSDISDFMKLFIKEMSSHDEH